One genomic window of Micromonospora sp. WMMD1128 includes the following:
- a CDS encoding NADH-quinone oxidoreductase subunit D, whose translation MTTSNYATERETTEGKVFTVTGGDWDQVVSGTDPINDERIVVNMGPQHPSTHGVLRLILELEGETVREARSVVGYLHTGIEKNLEYRNWVQGSTFVTRMDYLSPIFNETAYALAVEKLLGVTDDITERATTIRVLMMELNRISSHLVWLATTGMELGAINMMLYGFREREYILDIFETITGLRMNHAYVRPGGVAQDVPDDAIRKIRDFLALMPKKLKEYENLLSGQPIWIERTQNVAVLDTTACVALGITGPVLRSAGLAWDLRKTMPYCGYETYEFDVPTHTDGDVWGRYLVRLAEMRESLKLVEQALDRLKPGPVMVSDKKIAWPAQLAIGVDGMGNSLEHVAKIMGQSMESLIHHFKLVTEGFRVPPGQVYVGIESPRGELGVHAVSDGGTRPYRVHYREPSFVNLQALPAMAEGGLIADVIAGGASLDPVMGGCDR comes from the coding sequence GTGACCACGTCGAACTACGCGACCGAGCGCGAGACCACCGAAGGCAAGGTCTTCACCGTCACCGGTGGCGACTGGGACCAGGTCGTCTCCGGCACCGACCCGATCAACGACGAGCGGATCGTCGTCAACATGGGTCCGCAGCACCCGTCCACGCACGGCGTGCTCCGGCTGATCCTGGAGCTGGAGGGCGAGACGGTCCGCGAGGCCCGTTCGGTCGTCGGCTACCTGCACACCGGCATCGAGAAGAACCTGGAATACCGCAACTGGGTCCAGGGCTCGACGTTCGTGACCCGGATGGACTACCTCTCGCCGATCTTCAACGAGACGGCGTACGCGCTCGCGGTGGAGAAGCTGCTCGGCGTCACCGACGACATCACCGAGCGGGCCACCACCATCCGCGTGCTGATGATGGAGCTCAACCGGATCTCCTCGCACCTGGTCTGGCTGGCCACCACCGGCATGGAGCTGGGCGCGATCAACATGATGTTGTACGGCTTCCGCGAGCGGGAGTACATCCTCGACATCTTCGAGACCATCACCGGCCTGCGGATGAACCACGCGTACGTGCGGCCGGGCGGCGTGGCGCAGGACGTGCCGGACGACGCGATCCGCAAGATCCGCGACTTCCTGGCGCTGATGCCGAAGAAGCTCAAGGAGTACGAGAACCTGCTCTCCGGCCAGCCGATCTGGATCGAGCGCACCCAGAACGTGGCGGTGCTCGACACCACCGCCTGCGTGGCGCTCGGCATCACCGGCCCGGTGCTCCGCTCGGCCGGGCTCGCCTGGGACCTGCGCAAGACCATGCCCTACTGCGGGTACGAGACGTACGAGTTCGACGTGCCGACCCACACCGACGGTGACGTGTGGGGCCGCTACCTGGTCCGGCTGGCCGAGATGCGCGAGTCGTTGAAGCTTGTCGAGCAGGCGCTGGACCGGTTGAAGCCGGGCCCGGTGATGGTCTCCGACAAGAAGATCGCCTGGCCGGCGCAGCTCGCCATCGGCGTCGACGGCATGGGCAACTCGCTGGAGCACGTCGCCAAGATCATGGGTCAGTCGATGGAGTCGCTGATCCACCACTTCAAGCTCGTCACCGAGGGTTTCCGGGTCCCGCCGGGCCAGGTGTACGTCGGCATCGAGTCGCCCCGCGGCGAGCTGGGCGTGCACGCGGTGTCCGACGGCGGCACCCGGCCCTACCGGGTGCACTACCGGGAGCCGAGCTTCGTCAACCTCCAGGCCCTGCCGGCGATGGCCGAAGGCGGCCTGATCGCCGACGTGATCGCCGGTGGCGCCTCGCTGGACCCCGTGATGGGTGGTTGTGACCGATGA